A stretch of the Aphis gossypii isolate Hap1 chromosome 2, ASM2018417v2, whole genome shotgun sequence genome encodes the following:
- the LOC114133106 gene encoding flap endonuclease GEN: MGVKNLWSLLTPVAEKMPLWELHGKAIGIDLSGWVCDSENFNQNTSQKNMYLRNLFFRTSNLLLIGAIPIFVLDGEAPLLKYGAIEKRINGNKAPIKTHVVRKRLNSFQKQCELLLNIMGVTCVYSPGEAEQLCAILNKNGIVNGIVTQDSDCFLYGARVVYRNFNASGNGSVDVYSMESIEKKLKIGRNKMIALSLLCGCDYDEKGVKGIGKDTAIKFLQALDDDVVLDRLRHWRSDTVLNSANMDIKSQTNEIKLELKIRNKAIENESFPSEDIIEEFLKVPNYPKVSAKWILPDINAFINFASTKLCWEREYAIDKFLPLLTRWHLLYDDTFQANILMSEIIKKRINKGIKCYEIKWNNYEITSIEPQTAVQRRYPNEVSIYEDMHTTSSKKIKKKVTIHDSNLFDVTNKLQSINISKKPAKSKKINEVKDNIKGPLDRFVMKEKIKDDSLTLSDFECDPVDLNISDIINGIIN; this comes from the exons ATGGGTGTAAAAAATCTTTGGTCACTGTTAACACCAGTGGCAGAAAAAATGCCTCTTTGGGAATTGCATGGCAAGGCAATTGGCATTGATTTAAGTGGATGGGTGTGTGACAGTGAAAACTTCAATCAAAACACGAGCCAAAAAAACATGTACTTAAG gAACTTGTTTTTTCGTActagtaatttattgttaattggtGCCATaccaatatttgttttggatGGAGAAGCACCACTTCTAAAATATGGTGCAATCGAAAAACGTATTAATGGAAATAAAGCACCAATAAAGACTCATGTTGTTCGTAAACGACTAAattcatttcaaaaacaa tgtgaattgttattaaatatcatggGAGTAACTTGTGTTTACAGTCCTGGAGAAGCTGAACAGCTATGTGCTATACTCAATAAAAATGGg ATTGTGAATGGAATTGTGACTCAAGATAGTGATTGTTTTTTGTATGGTGCTCGAGTTGTATACAGAAATTTTAATGCATCTGGAAATGGATCTGTTGATGTTTATAGCATGGaatctattgaaaaaaaattaaaaattggacGTAACAAAATGATAGCTTTATCATTGCTTTGTGGTTGTGATTATGATGAAAAAGGTGTTAAGGGTATTGGAAAAGATACCGCAATTAAGTTTCTTCAAGCACTAGATGATGATGTTGTCCTTGAtcg GTTGAGACATTGGAGAAGtgatacagttttaaattctGCTAACATGGATATTAAATCACAgactaatgaaataaaattagagttaaaaataagaaataaagcTATAGAAAATGAGAGCTTTCCATCTGAAGATATTATTGAAGAATTCTTAAAAGTACCAAATTATCCAAAGGTGTCTGCAAAATGGATTCTACCAGATATTAATgcttttatt AATTTTGCATCGACCAAACTTTGTTGGGAAAGAGAGTACGCAATAGATAAATTTTTGCCATTACTTACTAGGTGGCATTTATTGTATGATGATACGTTCCAagccaatattttaatgagtgaaattattaaaaagcgTATTAATAAaggaataaaatgttatgaaataaagtggaataattatgaaataacatCTATTGAACCTCAAACAGCTGTTCAAAGAAGGTATCCAAATGAAGTTTCAATCTATGAAGACATGCATACTACgtcttctaaaaaaataaaaaaaaaag TTACGATCCATGACAGTAATCTATTTGatgttacaaataaattgcaatcaattaatatttctaaaaaaccGGCaaagtctaaaaaaattaatgaagtaAAGGATAATATCAAAGGTCCTTTGGATCGATTTGTAATgaaggaaaaaattaaagacgATAGTTTAACATTGTCTGACTTTGAGTGTGATCCTGTTGACTTGAATATATCCGATATTATAAatggaattataaattaa